One stretch of Acidicapsa acidisoli DNA includes these proteins:
- a CDS encoding aldo/keto reductase — protein sequence MIGSSDFRNTRIPLNHGRGQIPALGFGTLISDAAATISATRNALEAGFRHFDCAERYRNEREVGEALQEGLAAGGIAREDLFVTTKLWNTNHRPERVQPAFEASLDRLRLNYLDLYLIHTPFAFQPGDEQDPRDQNGNVLYDRDVTLLDTWRAMENLVDEGKCRAIGLSDIALDGLLPIYEAARIKPSVVQVESHPYLPGTELLEFCKDKGIVLLAFAPLGHGMRPGLLEDPVVLAIAAQVGKTPSQVLLAWAVQRGTALLTTAKTADRARENFNISALPEDAFDEINRIQIRQRLNDVVNTGTPGFIPRVKST from the coding sequence ATGATCGGATCTTCTGATTTTCGAAACACCAGAATACCGCTCAACCATGGACGCGGTCAGATACCCGCACTGGGGTTTGGTACCCTGATTTCCGATGCAGCCGCGACGATAAGTGCTACCAGAAACGCGCTCGAAGCCGGATTTAGACACTTCGATTGTGCGGAGCGATACCGGAACGAACGTGAGGTGGGCGAGGCCTTGCAGGAAGGCCTTGCCGCTGGTGGGATAGCGCGCGAGGATCTCTTCGTAACAACAAAATTGTGGAACACCAATCATCGGCCTGAGCGCGTGCAACCGGCCTTCGAAGCGAGCCTGGACAGGCTCAGGCTCAATTATCTGGATCTCTATCTCATTCACACTCCATTTGCGTTTCAACCGGGGGATGAGCAGGACCCACGGGATCAAAACGGCAATGTTCTTTACGACCGGGACGTGACTTTGCTCGACACATGGAGGGCGATGGAGAACCTTGTGGACGAGGGCAAATGCCGCGCTATCGGACTGTCTGACATCGCCTTGGACGGACTGTTGCCCATCTACGAGGCGGCGAGAATCAAGCCGTCCGTGGTACAGGTCGAGTCACATCCGTACCTTCCGGGAACAGAGCTTCTGGAATTCTGCAAGGATAAGGGCATTGTGTTGTTAGCCTTCGCGCCTTTGGGGCACGGAATGAGGCCAGGGCTGCTGGAAGATCCAGTAGTCTTGGCAATTGCTGCGCAAGTTGGAAAGACGCCGTCACAGGTACTGCTGGCCTGGGCGGTACAACGCGGCACGGCGTTGCTAACGACGGCCAAGACTGCAGATCGGGCAAGAGAGAATTTCAACATCTCCGCACTTCCAGAAGATGCATTTGACGAGATCAATCGCATTCAGATCAGACAGAGACTCAATGACGTTGTGAATACCGGAACCCCGGGCTTCATCCCGCGAGTTAAATCAACATGA
- a CDS encoding alcohol dehydrogenase, translated as MTTAVAVATMKAAQVTAAGAGLKIVELEIPDPGPGQVRIKVQACGVCRSDAIIVEGRRPGIPYPRVPGHEVAGVVDALGTGVAEWRKGQRVGVGWHGGHDGTCSECRRGDFRLCRNEKNPGISYDGGYQEYMLAPVEALVSIPDSLSDIDAAPLLCAGVATFQALRRAGALPGDLVVVQGIGGLGHLGIQFANKFGYKVAAVGRGSQIESLAMKLGADVYIDSKVKNPAEELQKLGGARVIIATAPDSKALTELIGGLGPNGKLLLIGVTSDPIEVAPLQLIRGGKTIEGWAGVTPADSDDALRFAELRGVRAMIETYPLENAAEAYARMMSGNAEFRVVLTM; from the coding sequence ATGACAACCGCAGTCGCAGTAGCAACCATGAAAGCCGCCCAGGTGACCGCGGCTGGAGCCGGTCTTAAAATCGTCGAGCTGGAGATTCCCGATCCAGGCCCGGGACAGGTGCGCATCAAAGTTCAGGCCTGTGGCGTGTGCCGCAGCGATGCGATCATCGTCGAAGGCCGCCGGCCAGGAATTCCCTATCCGCGCGTTCCGGGCCATGAAGTGGCCGGCGTGGTGGATGCGCTCGGAACTGGAGTGGCTGAATGGCGAAAAGGCCAGCGCGTTGGCGTTGGCTGGCATGGCGGCCATGACGGCACTTGTTCCGAGTGCCGGCGCGGCGATTTCCGACTCTGCCGCAATGAGAAGAATCCTGGTATCAGTTATGACGGCGGCTATCAGGAGTACATGCTGGCGCCGGTCGAAGCATTAGTTTCGATTCCGGACAGTCTTAGCGACATCGATGCGGCACCGCTCTTGTGCGCTGGAGTTGCCACCTTCCAGGCTCTGCGGCGTGCGGGTGCACTGCCAGGCGACTTGGTTGTGGTGCAAGGGATCGGTGGACTCGGCCACCTCGGAATTCAATTCGCCAACAAGTTTGGCTACAAGGTGGCTGCGGTCGGGCGCGGCTCGCAAATTGAATCGCTGGCAATGAAACTCGGTGCCGATGTGTATATCGATAGCAAAGTGAAGAACCCAGCAGAGGAACTCCAAAAACTAGGTGGCGCAAGAGTCATTATCGCAACAGCGCCGGACTCCAAGGCATTGACCGAACTGATTGGCGGTTTGGGTCCGAACGGCAAGCTTCTCCTGATTGGCGTAACCTCCGATCCTATTGAGGTGGCTCCGCTTCAGCTCATCAGGGGCGGCAAGACTATTGAAGGATGGGCAGGGGTAACGCCGGCGGACTCGGATGACGCGCTTCGATTTGCCGAACTGCGAGGGGTACGCGCCATGATCGAAACCTATCCTCTGGAAAACGCTGCCGAAGCATATGCCCGCATGATGAGCGGCAACGCCGAGTTTCGCGTTGTGCTGACAATGTGA
- a CDS encoding nuclear transport factor 2-like protein → MQEEQIQEALNAHWQASEAGDANAEHDIYDDDAICDYPQSGERIFGRSNLQSLRSHHPGKPSGFNVRRILGERDLWITEYTIDYQGRPAYTVSIMEFRNGKVVHETQYFADPFEAPAWRSQWVQRIA, encoded by the coding sequence ATGCAAGAGGAACAAATACAGGAAGCCTTGAACGCGCATTGGCAGGCGTCGGAAGCCGGCGATGCAAACGCGGAGCACGACATTTACGATGACGATGCCATCTGCGATTATCCCCAGTCAGGAGAGCGAATCTTCGGGCGAAGCAATTTGCAGAGCTTGCGGAGCCATCATCCCGGCAAGCCATCAGGTTTCAACGTCAGGCGAATTCTCGGAGAGAGAGACTTGTGGATCACGGAATACACAATCGACTACCAAGGGCGACCAGCATATACAGTGAGCATTATGGAGTTCCGCAACGGTAAGGTCGTGCATGAGACACAGTATTTTGCGGATCCCTTTGAGGCGCCGGCCTGGCGGAGCCAATGGGTTCAGCGGATCGCGTGA
- a CDS encoding RNA polymerase sigma factor: MICFLCKITPHRAEKEQSMNVTDEEVAIDVACLRRNPLQSERLISAARAGSSAAFAELREIYSHRVYRRLLSITNNREDAEDALQDAFLRAYLAIHTFEGRSSFYTWLTRIAINSALMILRKRRTRPEISFDHPNDAEEDNSVFQFKDAAPSPEQICVHRQRCARLLRSIGKLQPRLRQVIELQMKQSSIREIAQALNISEAAVKSRLLRARARLTAARTFRGLHVEAQTGASSFQEGDSA; encoded by the coding sequence ATGATTTGTTTTCTTTGCAAGATCACACCACATCGCGCTGAAAAGGAGCAATCCATGAATGTTACAGATGAAGAAGTGGCAATTGATGTCGCTTGCCTACGCAGGAATCCACTTCAGAGTGAGCGCCTTATTTCTGCGGCACGAGCGGGATCGTCTGCCGCGTTTGCCGAGCTCAGGGAGATTTATTCGCATCGAGTCTATAGGCGACTCCTCTCCATTACCAACAACCGAGAAGATGCCGAAGACGCTTTGCAGGATGCATTCTTGCGAGCATACTTGGCGATCCATACCTTCGAAGGAAGATCGAGCTTCTATACGTGGCTAACCCGCATCGCGATTAATTCCGCGCTGATGATTCTTCGCAAACGCCGAACCCGTCCTGAAATATCGTTTGACCATCCGAATGATGCGGAGGAGGATAACTCTGTCTTTCAATTCAAAGATGCCGCTCCCAGTCCGGAGCAAATCTGCGTTCACCGCCAGCGGTGCGCTCGTTTACTTAGATCCATCGGGAAACTCCAACCCAGGCTGCGCCAGGTCATTGAGTTACAGATGAAGCAAAGCTCTATCAGAGAGATTGCTCAAGCACTTAACATCTCTGAAGCCGCCGTCAAGTCCAGGCTCTTACGCGCACGTGCACGGCTGACAGCAGCGCGCACCTTCAGAGGTCTACATGTGGAGGCTCAGACAGGGGCCAGTTCGTTTCAAGAGGGAGACTCTGCCTAG
- the mug gene encoding G/U mismatch-specific DNA glycosylase, which yields MQDILAQNLLVVFCGINPGLRSAALGHHFAGRGNRFWKTIHLAGFTMEEIAPENGASVLAYKCGLTTAVERPTARADQLSRDEFERAASSLSAKIARYSPGYVAFLGKAAFAAIFDRRSVSWGKQDVLLGGSKTWVLPNPSGLNRSFGLDQLVRAYTELRIALDGVSN from the coding sequence TTGCAAGATATCCTAGCGCAGAATTTGCTCGTCGTATTCTGCGGTATCAATCCTGGCCTCAGATCGGCTGCGTTGGGTCATCATTTCGCAGGACGCGGAAACAGATTCTGGAAGACTATCCACCTCGCTGGTTTTACTATGGAAGAGATTGCTCCCGAAAATGGCGCATCAGTTTTGGCTTATAAATGCGGTCTTACGACTGCGGTTGAGAGGCCGACGGCTCGTGCGGATCAGCTATCGCGAGATGAATTTGAACGCGCGGCCTCGAGTTTGTCCGCAAAGATCGCACGCTACTCACCGGGGTATGTTGCGTTCCTCGGAAAGGCCGCCTTTGCGGCTATTTTCGATAGAAGGTCGGTATCCTGGGGCAAGCAAGACGTACTGCTTGGAGGATCGAAGACTTGGGTTCTGCCCAATCCCAGCGGACTGAATCGTTCCTTTGGCTTGGATCAATTGGTTCGTGCTTACACCGAACTTCGAATCGCACTTGACGGAGTTTCCAACTGA
- a CDS encoding cytidylate kinase-like family protein: MVQAITIEREFGCGASEIASLVADRLGWSLWDERLTQEIARLTESTPEAVEQREWRTDPVVYRIFQDFLRGAFEGGLPSANRLHLLDARRIATVSQTAVKTALSSGPSVIVGRGAQYFLRNRKDVFHVFLYASRDHKIRRLISRGESQDRAIDLIDTTDEARAAFVRQYLGLKWPERHLYHAMFNTEMGESCTTTMLVECLQRFERDREQSQ, encoded by the coding sequence ATGGTTCAAGCTATAACAATTGAGCGCGAGTTCGGATGCGGAGCATCCGAAATTGCCAGTTTGGTCGCTGATCGTCTTGGATGGAGTCTGTGGGACGAACGGTTGACACAGGAAATTGCGCGACTCACCGAGAGTACGCCAGAGGCGGTCGAGCAGAGAGAATGGCGAACTGATCCCGTCGTGTACAGGATCTTCCAGGACTTCCTTCGTGGTGCGTTTGAGGGCGGCCTGCCGTCCGCCAACCGGTTGCACTTGCTCGATGCGCGCCGGATCGCGACTGTTTCACAAACAGCTGTCAAGACCGCACTGTCCAGCGGCCCGTCGGTAATTGTCGGTCGTGGTGCTCAGTATTTCTTACGCAATCGTAAAGATGTCTTCCATGTGTTTCTCTATGCGTCTCGCGATCACAAGATCCGCAGACTTATCTCCAGGGGCGAGAGTCAGGACAGAGCAATTGATCTGATTGACACAACGGACGAAGCACGAGCTGCGTTCGTCCGGCAGTATCTCGGGCTAAAATGGCCGGAACGCCACCTGTACCACGCAATGTTCAATACCGAGATGGGAGAGTCTTGTACGACCACGATGCTCGTTGAGTGTCTCCAACGGTTCGAACGTGACCGAGAACAGTCTCAATAG
- a CDS encoding DHA2 family efflux MFS transporter permease subunit has product MSATALTLPSDQVVWRPKVNPWAIAATVSMAAFIEVLDTSVANVALPYIAGGLGASYDDSTWVLTSYLAANAIVLPISGWLAELMGRKRYFMMSLAIFTVSSLLCGLAPNLPLLLLFRAVQGIGGGGLQPMAQAILNDTFPPEQRGSAFAVYGITAVLAPTVGPMLGGWITDNYSWRWIFFITLPVVLLALYLTHTLVEDPPFLRRLKRGGIRVDYIGISMLTLGVGSLQVVLDKGQEDDWFGSHFITTLAITASVCLISLVIWEWFRKEPIIDVRMFKSFNFAAANLMMFMMGFMLFSTLVLIPEFLQTLMGYTAELAGLVLSGGGVILLVMMPIVGRLTSKIQARWLIATGWLCLAIGLFYCANQIDLFVSFNFAMWLRVAQVVGIGFLFVPITAAGYIGVPPEKGNSVSGMINFMRNIGGSIGTSVVTTMIARRAQYHQQILVGHITPDSPAYRSALHALGSKIGHSGLRAADAHDQAIARFYELVHQQGGALSYMDIFWVLGALCSIMFVLAFFLKKNDPGAGGDIAVG; this is encoded by the coding sequence ATGAGTGCCACAGCGCTGACTCTTCCGTCCGATCAGGTCGTCTGGCGCCCTAAGGTAAATCCTTGGGCGATTGCCGCCACTGTGTCGATGGCGGCGTTTATCGAGGTGCTGGATACGAGCGTTGCCAACGTTGCATTGCCTTACATCGCCGGAGGCCTGGGAGCCAGCTACGACGACAGCACCTGGGTACTCACCTCCTACCTTGCTGCGAACGCTATCGTCTTACCCATCAGCGGATGGCTCGCGGAGTTGATGGGCCGCAAGCGGTACTTCATGATGTCGCTAGCCATTTTCACTGTGAGTTCACTGCTTTGCGGGTTAGCGCCTAACCTGCCACTATTGCTGTTGTTTCGAGCTGTGCAGGGCATCGGCGGCGGCGGACTGCAACCGATGGCACAAGCCATTCTCAACGATACGTTTCCTCCGGAGCAGCGCGGCTCCGCGTTTGCTGTCTACGGCATTACTGCAGTTCTCGCCCCTACAGTCGGGCCGATGCTGGGAGGCTGGATTACTGATAACTATTCATGGCGCTGGATATTTTTCATCACGCTGCCCGTGGTGCTTCTGGCTCTTTATTTGACGCACACCTTGGTCGAAGATCCGCCGTTTCTCCGTCGCTTGAAGAGAGGGGGTATTCGGGTGGACTACATTGGAATATCCATGTTGACGTTGGGAGTGGGTTCGCTGCAGGTAGTTCTGGACAAGGGGCAGGAAGACGATTGGTTCGGCTCGCATTTCATCACGACCCTGGCGATAACCGCATCGGTTTGCCTGATCTCGCTGGTCATCTGGGAATGGTTCCGCAAAGAGCCGATCATCGATGTCCGCATGTTCAAGAGCTTCAACTTCGCGGCAGCGAACTTAATGATGTTCATGATGGGCTTCATGCTCTTCAGTACCCTCGTGTTGATTCCCGAGTTTTTGCAGACGCTGATGGGTTACACAGCAGAGCTTGCAGGTCTCGTTCTGTCCGGTGGCGGAGTTATCTTGTTGGTGATGATGCCCATTGTCGGCCGGCTTACATCAAAGATTCAAGCCCGATGGCTGATTGCGACTGGATGGCTCTGCCTTGCCATTGGGCTGTTCTATTGCGCGAACCAGATTGATTTATTCGTCAGCTTTAATTTTGCGATGTGGTTGCGTGTAGCCCAAGTGGTGGGAATTGGATTTCTATTTGTCCCTATCACGGCCGCGGGTTACATCGGAGTTCCTCCAGAGAAAGGCAATAGCGTCTCCGGCATGATCAACTTCATGCGCAATATCGGCGGCAGTATCGGAACTTCCGTCGTGACCACGATGATTGCCCGACGGGCTCAGTATCACCAGCAGATTCTCGTCGGCCATATCACTCCCGATTCCCCTGCATACCGTTCGGCACTCCATGCACTTGGCTCAAAAATCGGGCACTCCGGGCTTCGGGCAGCGGACGCTCACGACCAGGCAATTGCAAGATTCTACGAATTGGTGCATCAACAAGGCGGCGCACTGTCTTACATGGACATCTTTTGGGTCCTGGGCGCGCTCTGCTCCATCATGTTCGTTCTTGCGTTTTTCTTGAAGAAGAATGATCCAGGAGCGGGCGGAGATATCGCGGTGGGCTGA
- a CDS encoding HlyD family secretion protein: protein MSTAEQNPVMNTSQAIPPEQSAPADNGGSADQSISAYPRRRSHKRWIILTALVVLAVGGAFLWRYLSGFESTDDAQVDVHLYPVSARVPGYIQKVNVDDNQWVDQGSTLVEIDPKDYEVALARAQATLDTSEAAAKSSNIDVPISSVDTSSQLKFTSSDIKNAEAAIQAAEKQAAAAHARVLEAQAENVKAQDDVARYHSLLAKEEVPKQVYDHAYAAAATDVAAIAAAEADEAAAQQAVVEARSRLTEAEARYEDAQAGPQRVGSTRAKALSATADVNQKRAAVEQAQLNLGYTKIFAPVAGEITKKVVVGLNVDPGEQLLTVTPLDQVWVTANFKETQLKHMRVGQKATIELDSNGRTYHAHVDSIAGGTGPIYSLLPPENATGNYVKIVQRVPVKIVLEPGENRDHQLRPGESVEAKVYLR, encoded by the coding sequence ATGAGTACGGCTGAGCAAAATCCAGTAATGAATACATCGCAAGCGATTCCGCCAGAGCAAAGCGCACCAGCGGACAACGGCGGCTCAGCTGACCAGTCGATCTCCGCTTATCCGAGGAGACGCTCTCACAAGCGTTGGATAATTCTTACCGCACTTGTTGTTCTGGCCGTTGGGGGCGCCTTCCTCTGGCGCTATCTTTCCGGCTTCGAATCTACTGACGATGCGCAGGTGGACGTCCATCTTTACCCTGTCAGCGCTCGCGTCCCTGGATACATCCAGAAAGTCAACGTAGACGACAACCAATGGGTCGATCAAGGTTCCACACTCGTGGAAATCGACCCAAAAGACTATGAAGTGGCGTTAGCAAGAGCCCAGGCAACGCTCGACACTTCAGAGGCTGCGGCGAAAAGTTCGAATATCGATGTGCCGATATCTTCCGTTGATACCTCAAGCCAATTGAAATTCACGTCCTCCGATATTAAGAATGCAGAGGCGGCAATCCAGGCCGCAGAAAAGCAAGCTGCTGCCGCACATGCCCGCGTTTTGGAAGCGCAAGCAGAAAATGTAAAGGCGCAAGATGACGTCGCCCGCTATCACTCGCTGCTCGCAAAGGAGGAGGTACCGAAGCAAGTATACGACCATGCTTATGCCGCTGCAGCGACGGATGTCGCCGCCATAGCTGCGGCAGAAGCTGACGAGGCCGCAGCCCAACAGGCTGTTGTCGAAGCGCGCAGCCGCCTGACCGAAGCTGAGGCGCGCTACGAAGATGCCCAGGCCGGCCCGCAGCGCGTTGGCTCAACGCGCGCCAAAGCCCTTTCTGCCACGGCAGATGTAAACCAGAAAAGGGCTGCTGTCGAGCAAGCGCAGTTGAACCTCGGATACACCAAAATATTTGCGCCTGTAGCCGGCGAAATCACAAAGAAAGTTGTCGTCGGATTGAATGTCGATCCGGGGGAACAGTTGCTCACTGTCACTCCTCTCGACCAGGTGTGGGTTACGGCAAACTTTAAAGAGACGCAGCTTAAGCATATGCGCGTGGGCCAGAAAGCGACGATTGAGCTCGACTCGAACGGCCGCACATACCACGCTCATGTCGACAGCATTGCGGGAGGAACGGGCCCCATTTACAGCTTGCTGCCACCCGAAAACGCAACTGGCAACTACGTGAAAATCGTTCAGCGTGTTCCCGTAAAGATCGTTCTCGAGCCTGGCGAAAATCGCGATCACCAGCTTCGGCCCGGTGAGAGCGTCGAAGCGAAAGTGTACCTGAGATGA
- a CDS encoding TolC family protein, with translation MNNTTTDLNEEPEFLQRGSGKRYRYGSKLLLLSSALLCGVGASAQYSTPATPAPYNPIALAEVTGAPRTAVQAGQTNDRALSQNPYLGGVAAGKLSATPVQLSLNDAVAFGLKQNLAGVLATDAVTDARGQRWQALSELLPHVITDTGFGVHQVNVKAAFGLTIPGEPPIIGPFGYFDSRAYLTQSVFDWTSIERARSSQALLKSAEFSSKDARELIVLVIVSNYLLAIADQSEVESATSQRDTAKALFQQASDQKTAGLASTVDVLRSQVQLQSREQKLIVAQNNLAKQKLVLARAIGLPSGQKFEITTQIPYQELTPSGLDESIQSAYTDRADFQSQMNQVGSAELERKAASAERYPSLGAEADYGLSGVNPGSSHGTVDAAATLRIPIFQGGRVHGDVLRADASLTRERQRLEDLRARIDQEVRDAYLDLDAAAQEVSVEKSAVTLATRNLEQSRDRFTSGVTDNIEVVQAQDALAIASDAYIASLYSYNLSKISLARSTGVAESRFAEYVEGK, from the coding sequence ATGAATAACACTACAACAGACCTAAACGAAGAACCGGAGTTTCTCCAGCGAGGATCGGGTAAGCGGTACAGATACGGGAGTAAGCTTCTACTGCTTAGTTCTGCCCTTCTCTGCGGAGTAGGGGCTTCTGCGCAGTACAGCACGCCAGCCACGCCGGCGCCGTACAACCCGATTGCTCTAGCCGAGGTAACAGGAGCACCGCGAACAGCTGTTCAAGCCGGACAGACTAACGATCGCGCCTTGTCACAGAATCCGTATCTCGGAGGGGTTGCTGCGGGAAAACTCAGCGCAACGCCTGTGCAGCTTTCCCTTAATGACGCAGTCGCCTTCGGGCTGAAGCAAAATCTAGCTGGAGTTCTGGCTACGGATGCCGTTACAGACGCGCGGGGACAACGTTGGCAAGCGCTGAGCGAACTGCTCCCCCATGTCATCACCGATACAGGTTTCGGAGTTCATCAAGTCAATGTAAAGGCGGCCTTCGGTTTGACCATTCCCGGCGAACCTCCGATCATTGGCCCATTTGGCTATTTCGACTCGCGGGCGTATCTCACACAATCCGTCTTTGACTGGACCTCCATCGAGCGAGCGCGGTCTTCACAGGCGCTGCTGAAGTCGGCAGAGTTCAGCTCCAAAGATGCTCGCGAGCTTATCGTGCTTGTGATTGTTTCCAACTATTTGCTGGCGATCGCAGATCAATCCGAAGTTGAGTCTGCCACATCGCAACGAGACACAGCCAAGGCGCTTTTTCAACAAGCATCCGACCAGAAGACTGCGGGACTTGCTTCGACCGTAGACGTTCTGCGCTCTCAGGTCCAACTACAATCACGCGAGCAGAAACTGATTGTCGCGCAAAATAATTTAGCGAAGCAGAAATTGGTCTTGGCGCGAGCTATCGGCCTCCCATCTGGCCAAAAATTCGAGATAACCACCCAGATCCCTTACCAGGAGCTGACCCCCTCGGGGCTCGATGAGTCGATCCAGAGCGCGTACACGGATCGCGCCGATTTTCAGAGCCAGATGAATCAGGTCGGTTCGGCTGAGCTCGAGAGAAAAGCCGCTTCTGCCGAGCGGTATCCATCGTTAGGTGCAGAAGCCGACTACGGTCTATCTGGAGTCAACCCAGGCTCGTCGCACGGTACTGTTGATGCTGCTGCTACGCTCCGCATCCCTATTTTTCAGGGTGGCAGGGTACACGGAGATGTTCTCCGGGCTGACGCTTCGCTAACAAGGGAAAGGCAGCGACTGGAGGATTTACGAGCCAGGATCGATCAGGAGGTTCGTGACGCCTATCTCGATCTGGATGCGGCTGCGCAAGAAGTGTCTGTCGAGAAAAGCGCTGTAACGTTGGCCACTCGGAACCTTGAACAGTCTCGCGATCGATTCACTTCGGGAGTTACCGACAACATTGAAGTCGTTCAAGCGCAGGATGCGCTGGCAATCGCTAGTGACGCCTATATTGCCAGTCTTTACAGCTACAACCTTTCAAAAATATCTCTGGCGAGATCGACCGGCGTCGCGGAGTCACGCTTTGCTGAATACGTGGAGGGAAAATGA